In Camelina sativa cultivar DH55 chromosome 16, Cs, whole genome shotgun sequence, a single window of DNA contains:
- the LOC104752197 gene encoding uncharacterized protein LOC104752197: protein MAGRISCCLNLPLLDSNSSQSLLKKTSQISCTSRRTEHVTEPRKNNNKCSLVFGVAATVLFGAIQISYVASVAAAFPVEEMVTGVVPPPRRWSDKRTCPPWLENSLETIVPENLPRPSAHRRLELAGLAKGDAPPVGAMGTRVNRTACFSV, encoded by the exons ATGGCAGGGAGAATAAGCTGCTGTCTGAATCTTCCTCTCTTAGATTCCAACTCTTCACAATCACTTCTCAAGAAAACGTCACAGATCTCTTG TACTAGTAGGAGAACAGAGCATGTGACTGAGCCAcggaagaacaacaacaagtgTTCTCTTGTCTTTGGCGTGGCGGCGACTGTCCTATTCGGCGCGATTCAAATCAGTTACGTGGCATCGGTTGCAGCTGCGTTTCCTGTGGAAGAGATGGTCACCGGCGTGGTGCCGCCACCACGGAGGTGGAGCGACAAGAGGACGTGTCCGCCTTGGCTTGAGAACTCGTTAGAGACTATCGTACCGGAGAATCTTCCCCGTCCGTCGGCTCATCGACGTTTGGAGTTAGCTGGATTAGCTAAGGGTGATGCGCCGCCGGTCGGTGCGATGGGGACACGTGTCAATAGGACTGCTTGCTTCTCCGTGTAA
- the LOC104752196 gene encoding probable protein phosphatase 2C 22, with protein sequence MEETRGISDPENGSSSYGGLPPNPLSFSSSSSAAVAAVYRQSFDGERSLAPCNKRSLVRHQSLVKTKVSDISVENEFTLEKNKSEFVPSMRSGAWSDIGSRSSMEDAFLCVDNFMDSFGLQNSEAGPSAFYGVFDGHGGKHAADFACHHIPRYIVGDQEFPSEINKVMSSAFLQTDTAFLEACSLDGSLASGTTALAAILFGRSLVVANAGDCRAVLSRQGKAIEMSRDHKPMSSKERRRIEASGGYVYDGYLNGQLNVARALGDFHMEGMKKKKDGSDGGPLIAEPELMTTKLTEEDEFLIIGCDGVWDVFMSQNAIDFARRRLQEHNDPLMCSKELVEEAIKRKSGDNVTAVVVCLQPQPPPNLVAPRLRVQRSFSAEGLKDLQSFLDGLGD encoded by the exons ATGGAAGAAACTAGAGGAATCTCTGATCCGGAGAATGGGAGTTCGAGTTACGGCGGTTTACCGCCGAatcctctctccttctcttcttcttcatccgccGCTGTCGCCGCCGTTTACAGGCAAAGCTTCGACGGTGAGCGATCGTTGGCTCCGTGTAATAAGAGGTCGCTTGTTCGACACCAATCTCTC GTGAAGACGAAGGTGTCAGATATATCTGTTGAGAATGAGTTTACTTTAGAGAAGAATAAGTCTGAGTTTGTTCCTTCTATGCGTTCTGGAGCTTGGTCTGATATTGGCTCCAGGTCAAGCATGGAAGATGCTTTTCTGTGCGTCGATAATTTCATGGATAGCTTTGGCCTTCAGAACTCTGAGGCCGGTCCGAGTGCCTTTTACGgg gTGTTCGATGGACATGGTGGGAAGCATGCTGCTGATTTTGCATGTCACCATATACCGAGGTACATTGTTGGGGATCAAGAGTTTCCTAGTGAAATTAATAAGGTGATGTCTTCAGCATTTCTTCAAACAGACACTGCCTTCTTAGAGGCTTGTTCATTGGATGGGAGCCTTGCTTCAGGAACTACTGCTTTGGCAGCTATTCTTTTTGGGAG GTCGTTGGTGGTAGCAAACGCTGGAGATTGTAGAGCAGTCTTATCCCGTCAAGGGAAAGCCATTGAAATGTCAAGAGACCACAAACCCATGAGCAGTAAGGAGAGAAGACGCATTGAGGCATCGGGTGGATATGTATACGACGGCTATCTAAATGGACAACTTAATGTGGCTCGTGCGCTTGGGGACTTTCATATGGAAGgcatgaaaaagaagaaagatggttcTGACGGTGGACCCCTCATTGCAGAGCCTGAGCTCATGACAACTAAACTAACCGAAGAGGACGAGTTCCTTATAATCGGGTGTGATGGGGTTTGGGATGTGTTCATGAGCCAGAATGCCATAGATTTTGCTAGAAGGAGACTGCAGGAGCACAATGACCCGCTCATGTGTAGTAAAGAGTTAGTCGAGGAAGCTATAAAGAGGAAGAGTGGGGATAATGTGACGGCGGTGGTTGTGTGTCTTCAGCCACAACCACCACCGAACTTGGTTGCACCGAGGTTGAGGGTTCAGCGGAGCTTCTCGGCGGAGGGTTTAAAAGATTTACAGAGCTTCTTGGATGGCTTGGGGGACTAA
- the LOC104752195 gene encoding V-type proton ATPase subunit c''2, whose product MSGAAIHASSWAAALVRISPYTFSAIGIAISIGVSVLGAAWGIYITGSSLIGAAIEAPRITSKNLISVIFCEAVAIYGVIVAIILQTKLESVPSSKMYDAESLRAGYAIFASGIIVGFANLVCGLCVGIIGSSCALSDAQNSTLFVKILVIEIFGSALGLFGVIVGIIMSAQATWPTK is encoded by the exons ATGTCCGGTGCGGCTATTCATGCGAGTTCATGGGCGGCGGCTCTGGTGAGAATCTCTCCGTACACTTTCTCCGCCATCGGAATCGCCATCTCCATCGGCGTCTCCGTTCTTGGTGCTGCCTG GGGAATTTACATTACCGGAAGTAGTTTGATCGGTGCCGCCATTGAAGCTCCTCGTATCACTTCCAAGAATCTCATCAG TGTAATTTTCTGTGAAGCCGTGGCTATATACGGCGTTATTGTTGCTATCATACTGCAAACCAAGTTGGAGAGTGTGCCATCATCGAAGATGTATGACGCTGAGTCTCTTAGAGCTGGATATGCAATCTTTGCTTCTGGAATCATTGTTGGATTTGCTAACCTTGTTTGCGG GTTATGTGTAGGAATCATTGGAAGCAGTTGTGCGTTGTCTGATGCTCAGAACTCGACGCTCTTTGTTAAGATTCTTGTGATTGAGATCTTTGGGAGTGCTCTCGGGTTATTTGGAGTTATCG